From Zalophus californianus isolate mZalCal1 chromosome 16, mZalCal1.pri.v2, whole genome shotgun sequence, one genomic window encodes:
- the RPL38 gene encoding 60S ribosomal protein L38 yields MPRKIEEIKDFLLTARRKDAKSVKIKKNKDNVKFKVRCSRYLYTLVITDKEKAEKLKQSLPPGLAVKELK; encoded by the exons ATG CCTCGCAAAATCGAGGAAATCAAGGACTTTTTGCTCACGGCCAGGCGAAAGGACGCCAAAT CCGTcaagatcaagaaaaataaggataatgtgAAGTTTAAAGTTCGGTGCAGCAGATACCTTTACACCTTGGTCATCACAGacaaggagaaggcagagaagctGAAGCAGTCCTTGCCCCCAG GTTTGGCAGTGAAGGAGCTGAAGTGA